CACAAAAACCCTAGCTTCCGACCCGCATGACTGTAGAACGCCCTTAACGATGTCAAACATCACTTTAGGCGCGCCCTCTACATCGGACAAGTTATGAGTCGCAAAGAGGAAACTACTTGGCTTACCGGCGCAGGCCCTAAGCCTTTGTGCGCTCGAACATGACCTAAAACTAGGCATTATCCTCGTGGCACATAGCGCTCCCTGCGCAAGAGCCTTTTTTCCTGGCCCTTTAAAACGAGAACATTCGATTACCAATCGCGATATTTTAAGCCATTTTTCTCTAGGTCCCAATGGGGTTGCCAAATCTGAGTGAACATCCTTAGCGAACAAGCGAACAAGGCCACCAAAGCGATCTAGACAGGACGGAATTACGCTAATCGAAAATCCATAAGAGGTAGCTAAACTGCGCGGCAAGTATCTTTCCTCAATATCTGGCCGCTCGCACCACACTAAAGAGCAGCCCCTATCCGGAGCATGAGTCACCTCAAACGTGCGGCGAAGACCTTGAAGGTAAAGCCTAAGGCCATTTTGCACCTTGCTATAGACCCAACCCTCAATATGCATAGCGCCATCCGCACCGAGGTAGACCCTCTCAATCTCGCCCTCAATGCCATCACCCAGCTCCTTATCCCACGGCCTCCACTGAACATTTGGCAAACTAAAGCAAATCCTTTGCCCCGTTGAAAACGTACATTCTGTAGAAATACAGACATTGCTTGAGGCTTTTAGGCTAGGGACTAGTCGCTTAACCTGACTAAACTCTAGCATTGAGGCAAAGATTGCCCGCCTAGATTCTTCAGGATCTGGAAGGGCTAAGTGAATACCGGGGCTCCAAATGCCTAGCCTCGCCATTTCCAAGAATGAATCGTTTACAAACACCTTAACACTGCTAAGATTTGCCCCCTGGCAAAGTGCCCAACCTTGCACTGCAATAAAGTCGCTGCAAGTAAGCCCCATGGGCGGAAAAATAAAACCACCAAGCGGCTCCTTCCACATGCAGCGCGGCATAATCGCAATTTCTACGCTATTAGAGCTGCTAACAATATCTCCACAGAAAATAGCGAGCGAAATGATAAACTCTTTAACCCCCTCGCTATCGAGCGGTACGAGCGCCTCACAATTGATTCTTCCAGTAACTAGGTAGCATTTCTGAGACGGAAGACGCACCACAGGCAAATCAGCCCTACGGCTCTCCACTACCTCCAAATTCTCGACAAAAGCGCCCCGATTCTCCACAAGTGCACCTGTCGGCAACGAGCGCCAGCACCTTGCGCGAGATTCCACACTTCCCTTCTCCCTTAGTAGCACCTGCAAATTAAAATGCTCTCTGCTACGCACGTCAATGTCCGT
The sequence above is drawn from the Deltaproteobacteria bacterium genome and encodes:
- a CDS encoding glycosyltransferase family 4 protein, coding for MANSKRGDIYVELTEPCHPSTRLGPTANLSGFVIAPTDIDVRSREHFNLQVLLREKGSVESRARCWRSLPTGALVENRGAFVENLEVVESRRADLPVVRLPSQKCYLVTGRINCEALVPLDSEGVKEFIISLAIFCGDIVSSSNSVEIAIMPRCMWKEPLGGFIFPPMGLTCSDFIAVQGWALCQGANLSSVKVFVNDSFLEMARLGIWSPGIHLALPDPEESRRAIFASMLEFSQVKRLVPSLKASSNVCISTECTFSTGQRICFSLPNVQWRPWDKELGDGIEGEIERVYLGADGAMHIEGWVYSKVQNGLRLYLQGLRRTFEVTHAPDRGCSLVWCERPDIEERYLPRSLATSYGFSISVIPSCLDRFGGLVRLFAKDVHSDLATPLGPREKWLKISRLVIECSRFKGPGKKALAQGALCATRIMPSFRSCSSAQRLRACAGKPSSFLFATHNLSDVEGAPKVMFDIVKGVLQSCGSEARVFVISPCEGAARRSYEMLGARVEVIPDLSTVGQDWKRYTKGLVDASGIISDFSVDIIFANVTDSFWAVDVADRLSIRSVWMIHESYPPYDAFIEMDPRLRVRFLHSLRLPEKVVFVSQFSRSVYAKLVDDERAMVVPNGIDTEAIEEISRKLGKGEARKRLMLNNDEKVISIIGTTSYHKGQDIFIREMGLLKRLMLESQIRFLIVGCRDGEYLTTLKNMASDLGLSGEVIFVDATPDVAPYFIASDCVVIASREESAPLVSLEAFSYGTPLVSTTAMGLSEQVRDGENALGFYPEEEGHLAAQVVRILGDKNLRERLVRRAKEIVREGFLLRDAIRRHVEIIMGA